From Pseudomonas fluorescens:
GCCGAGGAAACTGAAGCCATCGTGCTCGGCCTGCGTTATGTGGATCAGCGTGGCGATGATGTGCTCAGCCGCGCCGCGGCCAACGCCCTGGCAAAAATTGCCGATGTGCTGGACCCCGCCGCCCAGGAGGCGTTGCGCAACCCGACGCTGCTGCCGGGGCCGCCAGGGTTCGGCTATCCGGAAAACCGCGTACCGTTGAATGTGTTTCGCGAGGCCATTCGCAGCCAGGCCAAGCTGCATATCGATTACGCGGATGCCAGCCAGACCCAGAGTCAACGCCTGATCTGGCCTTTAGCCCTGGGTTTTCTCAATGAGGTGCGGGTGATCGTGGCCTGGTGCGAACTGCGGGGCGCGTATCGCACCTTTCGGACCGACCGTGTCGCCACCGCGCAA
This genomic window contains:
- a CDS encoding helix-turn-helix transcriptional regulator, with the protein product MSRTTRLLSLLQALRGKKRPVTAAVLAAQLEVSERTLYRDIAALTALGAPIFGEAGVGYVLRSGLFLPPLMLNAEETEAIVLGLRYVDQRGDDVLSRAAANALAKIADVLDPAAQEALRNPTLLPGPPGFGYPENRVPLNVFREAIRSQAKLHIDYADASQTQSQRLIWPLALGFLNEVRVIVAWCELRGAYRTFRTDRVATAQARGERYPGRRSDWLRAWRKLLEQNDTGPFTPDKN